Proteins found in one Arachis stenosperma cultivar V10309 chromosome 8, arast.V10309.gnm1.PFL2, whole genome shotgun sequence genomic segment:
- the LOC130944525 gene encoding G-type lectin S-receptor-like serine/threonine-protein kinase At4g27290, translated as MGNFIIVIPIICFCFVFPISKIKAETDTITHFQSLSKNQTLVCKNGEFELGFFALDNSTNHYYLGIWYKKIPGQTIVWVANREKPATNPNFVLLIINNTTNNALLLSHNNNVVWSVSVARKPTNPVLQLLDSGNLVLREQNNDDENEEKNYVWQSFDYPGDTLLPGMKLGKDLRTGFVRRLTAWKNKKDPSPGTFNWEMDVTKWPEPMQRIGSMKQFSSGPWIGVDYGSKPTRKHPSTFEYVYFSNKDEVYFSFYLLNNNSVSTRMVLDQATYRRLYLVWSNSDQEWLVYNSLPRVFCERYGVCGPNSNCDWDKSACDCLRGFRPNHTGGCLRDKPLNCESDGFVKYVKMKVPDTSNCLYLNQSMNLVECRDKCLRNCSCVAYANSDIRGEGSGCVLWFGDLNDLRTLPDAGQDLYIRVPASELETKNGRKIKIGIAVGVTIGVLCGLVLVFFLVRKGRTRSILKDRSKQEQDEDPKVLLYDLSVIVSSTDNFSHKNKLGEGGFGSVFKGTLENGQRIAVKRLSSGSGQGIKEFKNEIALIAKLQHRNLVKLQGYCIQNEEKLLIYEYMPNKSLDFFIFDQTKKRVLDWNTRFNIILGIAKGLLYLHQDSRYRVIHRDLKASNVLLDDEMNPKISDFGLARILGGDQTTEITRCVVGTYGYIAPEYAIDGNFSVKSDVFSFGVLLLEIVSGKKNRGDQHQNQNTNLIEQAWNLWIEGRPLDLISEDLKESCNGSEALRCIHISFLCLQQHPHDRPSMSFVIMMLESEIGLAQPKQPALFVGEYSSLNKSNLISGNELSMSILEAR; from the exons ATGGGAAACTTCATTATTGTTATACCAATTATATGTTTCTGCTTTGTCTTTCCAATCTCCAAAATCAAAGCAGAAACTGATACCATCACTCACTTCCAGTCTCTAAGTAAGAACCAGACCTTAGTTTGCAAGAATGGAGAATTTGAACTTGGTTTCTTCGCTCTTGATAACTCTACCAACCATTATTACCTTGGCATTTGGTACAAAAAAATCCCAGGCCAAACCATTGTATGGGTGGCAAATCGTGAAAAACCCGCCACAAATCCAAACTTTGTTCTATTGATTATAAACAACACAACAAATAACGCACTTCTCCTTAGTCACAACAACAATGTTGTATGGTCCGTGAGCGTAGCAAGAAAACCAACGAATCCAGTTCTGCAGCTCTTGGATTCAGGGAATCTTGTTCTAAGAGAACAAAACAATGATGATGAGAATGAAGAAAAGAATTATGTATGGCAAAGCTTTGATTACCCTGGTGATACACTCTTGCCAGGGATGAAGCTTGGTAAGGATTTGAGGACGGGTTTCGTTAGGCGCTTAACGgcgtggaagaacaagaaagatCCTTCACCAGGAACCTTTAATTGGGAAATGGATGTGACTAAGTGGCCAGAACCAATGCAACGAATAGGATCAATGAAACAGTTCAGCTCTGGACCATGGATTGGAGTGGACTATGGTAGCAAACCAACGAGAAAGCACCCATCGACCTTTGAATATGTTTACTTCTCCAACAAGGATGAAGTGTACTTCTCATTCTACCTCCTTAATAACAACTCAGTTTCCACGAGGATGGTGTTGGATCAAGCCACCTACAGGCGTCTGTATTTGGTTTGGAGTAATTCTGACCAAGAATGGCTGGTTTATAATTCACTGCCAAGAGTCTTTTGCGAGCGATATGGAGTTTGTGGTCCTAATTCCAATTGTGATTGGGACAAGTCCGCTTGTGATTGTTTGAGAGGGTTTAGGCCTAACCATACAGGAGGTTGCTTGCGCGACAAGCCACTGAATTGCGAAAGCGATGGGTTTGTTAAGTATGTGAAGATGAAAGTTCCTGATACTTCGAATTGTTTGTACCTGAATCAGAGCATGAACCTTGTTGAGTGCAGAGACAAATGCCTGAGGAATTGTTCTTGCGTGGCTTATGCAAATTCGGATATCAGAGGAGAAGGCAGTGGTTGTGTTTTGTGGTTTGGTGATCTTAATGATTTGAGGACTCTACCAGATGCAGGCCAAGATCTTTATATTAGAGTGCCAGCTTCAGAATTAG AGACAAAGAATGGACGCAAGATCAAGATAGGAATTGCAGTGGGAGTCACAATTGGCGTATTATGTGGCCTGGTCTTAGTTTTCTTTTTGGTCCGTAAAGGACGAACAAGGAGCATTTTAAAAG ATCGTTCCAAGCAAGAACAAGATGAAGATCCAAAGGTCCTATTGTATGACCTATCAGTTATAGTTTCTTCCACTGATAACTTTTCGCACAAAAACAAGCTTGGGGAAGGTGGATTTGGATCTGTATTTAAG GGAACATTAGAAAATGGACAAAGAATAGCAGTTAAGAGGCTCTCAAGCGGTTCTGGACAAGGGATCAAGGAATTTAAgaatgaaattgcattaattgcCAAACTTCAGCACCGTAATCTCGTCAAGCTGCAAGGATATTGCATTCAGAATGAAGAGAAATTACTTATATATGAATATATGCCTAACAAAAGCttggatttttttatatttg ATCAAACGAAAAAAAGGGTTTTGGATTGGAATACACGATTTAATATCATTCTCGGTATAGCGAAAGGACTTCTTTATCTTCATCAAGATTCAAGATATAGAGTTATTCATCGAGATCTTAAGGCAAGTAATGTTTTACTTGATGATGAGATGAATCCAAAGATCTCAGATTTTGGTTTAGCTCGAATTTTAGGAGGAGACCAAACCACAGAAATTACACGTTGTGTTGTTGGAACATA TGGATACATAGCACCAGAATATGCGATAGATGGAAATTTCTCAGTAAAATCAGACGTTTTCAGTTTTGGTGTTTTATTGCTGGAGATAGTATCAGGAAAGAAAAATAGAGGAGACCAACATCAAAACCAAAATACAAATCTTATTGAACAA GCATGGAATTTGTGGATTGAAGGGAGGCCTTTAGATTTGATAAGTGAAGACTTAAAAGAATCTTGCAACGGCTCCGAAGCATTGCGTTGCATCCATATTAGTTTTCTGTGTCTTCAACAGCATCCACATGACAGGCCAAGCATGTCGTTTGTGATTATGATGTTAGAGAGTGAGATTGGCTTGGCTCAACCAAAACAACCAGCTCTGTTTGTCGGAGAATATTCTTCGTTAAATAAGAGTAATTTAATTTCTGGTAATGAATTAAGTATGTCCATTTTGGAAGCACGTTAA